The following coding sequences are from one Granulicella sp. L56 window:
- a CDS encoding glycine C-acetyltransferase has translation MSDKTPRPQLAHLTAQLEDLKQRGTHFKLRILDDEQAPVCTYDGKRVINLASNNYLGLCNHPKLREAAIAATQKYGVGSGAVRTIAGTMRIHMELEEKIAAFKGVEACVVFQSGFAANAGTVSSILGKEDFILSDELNHASIIDGARLSKAKIKVFRHKDVAHAEELLKEIQNEPGRKLLITDGVFSMDGDIGPVDKLCDLADKYGAIMMVDDAHASGVLGRNGRGSVDHFHCTSRVDVQVGTLSKAIGALGGYVCGSRDLIDYLYHRARPFLFSTSHPPSVAATCIAAFDILESEPDRIQRLWDNTSYFKQQLTAAGFDTGGRTTPASETPITPILIGDGRATMDFSRALFQAGLMATGIAFPTVPEGKARIRTIMTSEHTREQIDQALEILTTVARKSNILPA, from the coding sequence ATGAGCGACAAAACCCCCCGTCCCCAGCTCGCCCACCTCACGGCCCAGCTTGAAGATCTGAAGCAGCGCGGCACCCACTTCAAGCTCCGCATCCTCGACGACGAGCAGGCTCCCGTCTGCACTTACGACGGCAAGCGAGTCATCAATCTCGCCAGCAATAACTATCTCGGCCTCTGCAATCACCCCAAACTCCGTGAAGCCGCCATCGCCGCCACGCAGAAATATGGCGTCGGCTCAGGAGCCGTCCGCACCATCGCCGGAACCATGCGCATCCATATGGAGCTGGAAGAAAAGATCGCCGCCTTCAAAGGCGTCGAGGCCTGCGTCGTCTTCCAGTCCGGCTTCGCCGCCAACGCCGGAACGGTCTCCAGCATTCTCGGCAAAGAAGACTTCATCCTCTCCGACGAGCTCAACCACGCCAGCATCATCGACGGAGCACGCCTCTCGAAAGCAAAGATTAAAGTCTTCCGCCACAAGGATGTCGCCCACGCCGAAGAGTTGCTCAAAGAGATCCAGAACGAGCCCGGCCGCAAGCTCCTCATCACCGACGGTGTCTTCTCGATGGATGGCGACATCGGCCCGGTCGACAAGCTCTGCGACCTCGCCGACAAGTACGGAGCCATCATGATGGTCGATGACGCCCACGCCAGCGGTGTGCTCGGCCGCAACGGTCGCGGCTCGGTCGATCACTTCCACTGCACTTCACGCGTCGACGTGCAGGTAGGCACCCTCTCCAAAGCTATCGGAGCGCTCGGCGGTTACGTCTGCGGCAGTCGCGACCTCATCGACTACCTTTACCACCGTGCTCGTCCCTTCCTCTTTTCCACCTCGCATCCGCCCTCGGTTGCAGCCACCTGCATCGCCGCGTTCGACATCTTGGAGTCAGAACCCGACCGCATCCAGCGGCTGTGGGACAACACCAGCTACTTCAAGCAGCAGCTCACCGCCGCCGGTTTCGATACCGGAGGCCGCACCACGCCTGCCAGCGAGACCCCGATTACCCCCATCCTTATTGGCGATGGCCGTGCGACAATGGACTTTTCCCGCGCTCTTTTCCAGGCGGGCCTCATGGCCACCGGAATCGCCTTTCCCACCGTTCCCGAGGGCAAAGCCCGGATTCGCACCATCATGACCAGCGAACACACCCGCGAACAGATCGACCAGGCCCTTGAAATTCTCACTACCGTCGCAAGAAAGTCGAACATTCTTCCCGCATGA
- a CDS encoding MBL fold metallo-hydrolase RNA specificity domain-containing protein, with amino-acid sequence MGIRLHFWGAAQTVTGSSHHLECAGQNVLLDCGLFQGHRQQGREINAHLALPVEQLNAVVLSHAHIDHSGDLPLLAKQGYRGPIYTTPATVDLCEKMLKDSAHIQESDAEFVNKRWRRRKAIGMNGEADGATPLYTQEDAAQAVELFKPVKLHTPQLLAGSTADAGFTTTTYDAGHMLGSTCVLVDAKEKGQATRLLFSGDVGRKGLPIIHDPDTAPAAEYLIMESTYGNRLHQPIGPVKKKLANLVNRTVARGGHIVMPAFAVGRTQQVVLLLHELIDAKAIPDIPIFVDSPLAVNVTDVFRKHEEEWDEGARAFADLHEDPFGWSRLKYTRTVEESKALNGLHMPFIVISASGMCEAGRVLHHLKNSVEDPRNLILITGFQAQNTLGRAIVEKQPEVKIFGEPMRLRAEVDSIGELSGHADQHELLEWMQPIVPTLKQVFLVHGEPDAQQALKAEIEKLYKLNVICPKRGDRFEVG; translated from the coding sequence ATGGGGATTCGATTGCATTTTTGGGGCGCGGCACAGACGGTCACAGGGTCTTCGCATCATCTGGAGTGCGCGGGTCAGAACGTGCTGCTGGACTGCGGACTGTTTCAGGGACACAGGCAACAGGGCCGCGAGATCAATGCGCATCTTGCATTGCCCGTTGAACAGTTGAACGCCGTTGTGCTCTCTCATGCGCACATCGACCATAGCGGCGACCTGCCGCTGCTGGCGAAGCAGGGATATCGCGGGCCAATTTATACGACTCCGGCGACGGTGGACCTTTGCGAGAAGATGCTGAAGGACAGCGCGCATATTCAGGAGTCGGATGCGGAGTTTGTGAACAAGCGCTGGCGGCGGCGCAAGGCCATCGGCATGAACGGCGAGGCCGATGGAGCGACGCCGCTCTACACGCAGGAGGATGCGGCGCAGGCGGTCGAGCTGTTCAAGCCGGTGAAGCTGCATACGCCGCAGTTGCTGGCTGGTTCGACGGCGGATGCGGGGTTTACGACGACGACTTACGATGCGGGCCACATGCTGGGCTCGACTTGTGTGCTGGTCGATGCGAAAGAGAAGGGGCAGGCTACGCGGCTGCTGTTTTCGGGCGATGTGGGACGCAAAGGCCTGCCGATTATTCACGATCCGGATACGGCTCCGGCTGCGGAGTATCTCATCATGGAGAGCACGTATGGGAACCGGTTGCACCAGCCGATAGGGCCGGTAAAGAAGAAGCTGGCAAACCTGGTGAATCGTACCGTCGCGCGCGGCGGACATATTGTGATGCCTGCGTTTGCCGTGGGGCGCACGCAGCAGGTGGTGCTGTTGCTGCATGAGCTGATCGATGCCAAGGCGATTCCTGACATTCCTATCTTTGTGGACAGTCCGCTGGCGGTGAATGTGACGGACGTGTTTCGCAAACATGAAGAGGAGTGGGATGAGGGGGCGCGCGCGTTCGCGGATCTTCATGAAGATCCGTTTGGATGGAGTCGGCTGAAATATACACGCACGGTGGAAGAGAGCAAGGCGCTGAATGGCCTGCATATGCCGTTCATCGTGATCTCGGCCTCGGGAATGTGCGAGGCGGGACGTGTGCTGCATCATCTGAAGAACAGCGTCGAAGACCCGAGGAATCTGATTTTGATTACCGGGTTTCAGGCGCAGAATACGCTGGGCCGCGCCATCGTCGAGAAGCAGCCCGAGGTAAAGATCTTTGGCGAGCCCATGCGGCTGCGCGCCGAGGTGGATTCGATCGGCGAATTAAGCGGCCATGCCGACCAGCACGAGCTTCTGGAGTGGATGCAGCCGATTGTGCCTACGCTGAAGCAGGTCTTTCTGGTGCATGGAGAGCCGGATGCGCAGCAGGCCCTCAAGGCAGAGATTGAGAAGCTGTACAAGCTGAATGTCATCTGTCCCAAACGCGGCGACCGGTTTGAGGTGGGATAG
- a CDS encoding cytochrome P460 family protein, whose translation MSYLLSATLSLSVLSILGCSNPYPPVVATLNKGAVLPTNLPSNPLQDRVITSWIDRKNSTMSTLFGNDIAVQYARTSQQQDYPSGSTLSLVTWMQQEDPRWFGARIPSKVKSVEYVIVKTSADHRTSYTYESYEGSPLRKTLDQQSPTPIPQAVYLLSQRAAVMP comes from the coding sequence GTGAGCTATCTTCTGAGCGCGACACTTTCGCTGAGCGTCCTGAGCATCCTCGGTTGCTCGAACCCCTATCCTCCCGTCGTGGCGACGCTGAATAAGGGGGCCGTACTGCCCACCAATCTTCCGTCCAATCCGTTGCAGGACAGAGTCATCACTTCATGGATCGACAGGAAAAATTCAACCATGTCGACGCTCTTCGGCAACGATATCGCCGTGCAATACGCCAGAACGAGCCAGCAGCAGGACTATCCTTCTGGCTCCACGCTCTCTCTCGTCACCTGGATGCAGCAGGAAGATCCACGCTGGTTCGGTGCGAGGATTCCGTCAAAGGTGAAGTCTGTCGAGTACGTCATCGTGAAGACCAGCGCCGATCACCGGACGTCCTACACCTACGAATCCTACGAAGGCTCGCCGCTCAGGAAGACCCTCGACCAGCAAAGTCCCACGCCAATTCCGCAGGCGGTCTATCTTCTCTCGCAGCGCGCAGCCGTCATGCCCTGA
- a CDS encoding heme-binding domain-containing protein gives MAMTSPQRLRLIQIAVVLGIVFIAIQFIRPELTNPPVTADLQAPPEVKQILKNSCYSCHSNETKLPWFDEVVPAYWIAASDVKEGRKHLNFSEIGKLPAAQQKGFLFEAISNIQMGAMPLPSYRRVHPGSRVTLAQLAVLKSWLAPPSPTNAAADTSVADAGYERWIQASSVVPDVHPSPNGIDFMPDYRNWKVISNTDRFDNHTMREILGNDIAVKAIAENHINPWPNGTAFAKVAWQQQPDGKGIIRTGAFIQVEFMIRDSDKYASTKGWGWARWRGADLVPYGKDAGFTSECVNCHNPVRNSDYVYTPPIGGQQ, from the coding sequence ATGGCTATGACATCGCCTCAGCGACTCAGGCTCATACAAATAGCAGTGGTCTTGGGGATTGTCTTCATCGCGATCCAGTTTATTCGGCCCGAATTGACCAATCCGCCGGTCACAGCGGACCTGCAGGCACCGCCCGAGGTGAAGCAGATTCTCAAAAACTCGTGCTATAGCTGCCACTCGAACGAGACGAAGCTGCCGTGGTTCGATGAGGTCGTACCGGCCTACTGGATCGCCGCCAGCGACGTAAAAGAGGGGCGCAAGCACCTCAACTTCTCCGAGATCGGCAAGCTGCCTGCGGCGCAGCAAAAGGGCTTTCTCTTCGAAGCCATCAGCAACATCCAGATGGGCGCGATGCCGCTGCCGTCCTATCGGCGCGTGCATCCCGGATCGAGGGTCACGCTGGCGCAACTGGCTGTGCTGAAATCATGGCTCGCCCCTCCATCTCCAACCAATGCCGCCGCCGATACCAGCGTAGCCGACGCAGGCTATGAGCGATGGATTCAGGCAAGCAGCGTCGTCCCTGACGTGCATCCCTCTCCCAACGGCATCGATTTCATGCCCGACTACAGGAACTGGAAGGTCATCAGCAACACGGATCGCTTCGACAACCACACCATGCGCGAGATCCTCGGCAACGATATCGCCGTTAAGGCCATCGCGGAAAACCACATCAACCCCTGGCCGAATGGAACTGCCTTCGCCAAGGTCGCATGGCAGCAACAGCCCGATGGCAAAGGCATCATCCGAACCGGAGCTTTTATCCAGGTTGAATTCATGATTCGCGACAGCGACAAATACGCTTCCACCAAAGGCTGGGGATGGGCGAGATGGCGCGGAGCCGACCTCGTTCCTTATGGAAAAGACGCGGGATTCACCAGCGAATGCGTCAATTGTCATAATCCCGTACGCAACAGCGACTACGTCTACACCCCGCCGATAGGAGGCCAGCAATGA
- the miaA gene encoding tRNA (adenosine(37)-N6)-dimethylallyltransferase MiaA, translating to MVTSPLIVLGGPTASGKTALALHLAEQFNGEIVSCDSVAVYREMEIGTAKPSLEERAFVPHHMIDIAWPDEACTAGDYSRQARESLAGITGRGHLPIVAGGTGLYLRALIDGLFPSPPTHPGRREVLRRRAETHGPAYLHRLLTRLDPAAAAAIHANDVSKVVRAIEVSLAAKQPLTQQWEKGRDALTGFKILRLGLEPPRPRLYERINHRAAAMFDRGLVEETERLIERYGRECRPLTSLGYAEASAVLRNELTRAQAVAQAQQGHRNYAKRQATWFRRDAEIHWLKGFGNQQDIVARAHQLVSLHLN from the coding sequence ATGGTAACCAGCCCGCTCATCGTTCTAGGTGGCCCCACCGCCAGTGGAAAGACCGCGCTCGCGCTGCATCTCGCCGAGCAGTTCAACGGCGAGATCGTTAGCTGCGATTCAGTCGCCGTCTATCGCGAGATGGAGATTGGCACGGCCAAGCCCTCGCTCGAAGAGCGCGCCTTCGTTCCCCATCATATGATCGACATCGCGTGGCCCGACGAGGCCTGCACCGCCGGAGACTACAGCCGCCAGGCGCGAGAATCGCTGGCAGGCATCACCGGGCGCGGCCATCTTCCCATCGTTGCCGGAGGCACCGGCCTTTATCTACGCGCTCTCATCGACGGCCTCTTTCCGTCACCACCCACGCATCCCGGCCGCCGCGAAGTTCTTCGCCGCCGGGCCGAAACCCATGGGCCGGCCTACCTTCATCGTCTTCTCACCCGTCTCGATCCAGCGGCGGCTGCGGCCATTCATGCCAACGATGTCTCCAAGGTCGTTCGCGCCATCGAGGTATCGCTCGCCGCAAAACAACCGCTCACCCAGCAATGGGAAAAAGGTCGCGACGCCCTCACCGGCTTCAAAATTCTGCGCCTCGGCCTCGAACCTCCGCGTCCGCGGCTCTACGAACGCATCAACCATCGCGCTGCGGCCATGTTCGACCGCGGCCTCGTCGAAGAGACCGAGCGCCTCATCGAGCGCTATGGCCGCGAGTGCCGCCCGCTCACCTCGTTGGGCTATGCTGAAGCATCGGCGGTTCTACGAAACGAACTCACCCGCGCTCAGGCAGTCGCTCAGGCCCAGCAGGGTCATAGAAACTATGCGAAGCGTCAGGCCACCTGGTTCCGCCGCGATGCCGAGATTCATTGGCTTAAAGGCTTTGGAAATCAACAAGATATCGTGGCCCGAGCCCATCAACTCGTCTCCCTGCATCTCAACTGA
- a CDS encoding TonB family protein → MPPVETPPNSVPPTTPAKVRTGRFGELEEHELIHLLDSLDDERSRARFRESVYISLIVYLALAWFLFYGPRLLFHQPRVIDPMAVLKERDKNITYLNTPKDLSKTLSQKPVKTPKSTIDQKTLKQLQAMEKARVPAPAPPAPAAQQPAPQQAKQAPPPPPLPQHPQQQAIVDAPKPAPTRPNFGNPNQSAGEAIRSAAQAAAQNRGDGSDVGTGIPVAHQGLNTGVDILSDTMGVDFNPYLKRIIYEIYHTWLPLIPEEARPPLNKQGETLIRFTILPDGRIGGMTLDGSTHDQAIDRAAWGSITGVGQFPALPKEFHGPNLELRIHYLVNKNPPE, encoded by the coding sequence ATGCCACCTGTAGAAACGCCGCCCAACTCCGTTCCGCCAACCACACCCGCCAAGGTGCGCACCGGACGTTTCGGCGAACTCGAAGAACACGAACTCATCCACCTGCTCGACTCTCTGGACGACGAGCGCTCCCGCGCCCGCTTCCGCGAGTCCGTTTACATCTCTCTCATCGTCTATCTGGCCCTAGCCTGGTTCCTCTTCTATGGCCCGCGTTTGCTCTTCCATCAGCCCCGCGTCATCGATCCGATGGCGGTCCTTAAAGAGCGGGACAAGAACATCACCTACCTCAACACACCGAAAGATCTTTCGAAGACGCTTTCGCAAAAGCCAGTCAAGACTCCAAAGTCGACGATCGATCAAAAGACATTGAAGCAGCTTCAGGCTATGGAGAAGGCCCGCGTACCTGCCCCGGCTCCTCCCGCGCCTGCCGCGCAACAGCCTGCCCCTCAGCAAGCCAAACAGGCTCCGCCGCCTCCACCGCTGCCTCAGCATCCGCAACAGCAGGCCATCGTCGATGCTCCGAAGCCAGCGCCTACGCGGCCAAACTTCGGCAATCCGAACCAGAGTGCCGGTGAGGCCATTCGCAGCGCGGCGCAGGCAGCGGCACAAAACCGCGGCGATGGCAGCGACGTCGGCACAGGCATCCCTGTAGCGCATCAGGGACTTAACACCGGCGTCGATATCCTCTCCGACACCATGGGGGTCGACTTCAACCCCTACCTCAAGCGGATCATCTACGAGATCTACCACACTTGGCTTCCGCTCATTCCCGAGGAGGCGCGGCCACCGCTCAACAAGCAGGGTGAGACCCTCATTCGCTTCACCATTCTGCCCGATGGCCGGATCGGCGGCATGACGCTCGACGGCTCCACCCACGATCAGGCCATCGATCGCGCTGCCTGGGGCTCTATCACCGGCGTAGGCCAGTTCCCGGCGCTCCCCAAGGAGTTCCACGGCCCGAATCTCGAGCTGCGCATCCACTACCTCGTCAACAAGAATCCTCCCGAGTAG
- a CDS encoding molybdenum cofactor biosynthesis protein B, which translates to MNQGFSADTRAVVLTVSDRCSKGEQVDVSGPAVARLLKAAGIGAVSMRIVPDEIDAIITALRHYARNAQLIVTTGGTGLAARDVTPDATRLVCERLVEGLAERMRADGLQHTPFAALSRAVCGIAGKTLVVNLPGSPAGAESSLQSVLPLLPHALALLAGNTAHSGLDAR; encoded by the coding sequence GTGAATCAGGGATTTTCTGCCGATACGCGTGCGGTGGTGCTGACGGTTAGCGACCGCTGTTCCAAAGGCGAGCAGGTCGACGTCTCCGGTCCGGCTGTTGCCCGCTTACTGAAGGCTGCGGGAATCGGTGCAGTGTCCATGCGGATTGTGCCCGATGAGATCGATGCGATTATCACCGCGTTGCGCCACTATGCACGCAACGCGCAGTTGATCGTCACCACCGGAGGGACAGGACTGGCGGCGCGGGATGTGACCCCGGATGCTACCCGGCTGGTGTGCGAGCGGCTGGTCGAAGGGCTGGCAGAACGGATGCGGGCCGATGGCCTGCAACATACACCATTTGCGGCGCTTAGCCGGGCCGTTTGCGGAATCGCAGGAAAAACCCTGGTCGTGAATCTGCCGGGAAGTCCCGCGGGAGCGGAAAGCTCGCTTCAGTCGGTGCTTCCTCTGCTGCCTCATGCCCTGGCTTTGCTGGCCGGAAATACGGCGCATTCTGGGCTGGATGCAAGGTAA
- a CDS encoding YqaA family protein codes for MKIHPIALFHKLNTALLVLMKPLGAWGLGALAIVDTSSIPMPIDALMIDYVAHDHDKFLVYCLMAAVGSAIGSLVPYYFGRAGGELFLLKRINRHRYEALRDKFERQEFLAIMIPAMMPPPMPVKVIEFAAGVFEMKPLLYFGAIFAGKFVRFGLEGLITILYGPAILNTIGKAFHEHLGHVLGVIGVLVGLLVFYIVRKLFSKRRGTQLPAEDGSEE; via the coding sequence GTGAAAATCCATCCGATTGCCCTCTTTCATAAGCTGAACACCGCGCTGCTTGTCCTGATGAAGCCTTTGGGCGCCTGGGGACTGGGCGCGCTGGCGATCGTCGATACGTCGTCGATTCCGATGCCCATCGACGCGCTGATGATCGACTATGTGGCGCACGACCACGATAAGTTCCTTGTTTACTGCCTGATGGCCGCGGTCGGCTCGGCGATCGGAAGCCTGGTTCCCTACTATTTTGGCCGCGCTGGCGGGGAGCTTTTCCTGCTTAAGCGGATCAACCGGCATCGGTATGAGGCCCTGCGGGACAAATTTGAGCGGCAGGAGTTTCTGGCGATCATGATTCCGGCGATGATGCCTCCTCCCATGCCAGTGAAGGTCATCGAGTTCGCGGCAGGCGTCTTTGAGATGAAACCGCTGCTGTACTTTGGCGCGATCTTTGCCGGGAAGTTTGTGCGGTTTGGACTGGAAGGACTGATCACCATCCTTTATGGGCCTGCCATCCTGAACACGATTGGCAAAGCCTTTCATGAGCATCTGGGCCATGTGCTTGGTGTGATTGGGGTTCTGGTGGGGCTACTGGTGTTTTATATCGTCCGCAAGTTGTTCTCGAAGCGTCGGGGAACGCAGCTTCCGGCTGAAGATGGGTCAGAGGAGTAA
- a CDS encoding DUF6580 family putative transport protein has translation MVAYLVLLFAVFSRFLPHLFNTTAIGFTAVGGGLLYFGARRSRWQTIIAVLALMGADYYLTVFAYGYAFHTSAYLVTWVWYGAICLLGHQILSGKPSALRVAGGVLASATSFFVVSNLAVWMGSIMYPHTVAGLSACYVAAIPFYANDLISTAITAGALFGLPALVRSIAETMDESHGNHIA, from the coding sequence ATGGTCGCCTATCTCGTTCTACTCTTTGCGGTCTTCAGCCGCTTCCTGCCGCATCTGTTCAACACCACCGCGATCGGCTTCACTGCGGTCGGCGGAGGCCTCCTCTACTTCGGAGCGCGCCGCAGCCGCTGGCAGACCATCATCGCCGTCCTCGCCCTCATGGGTGCCGACTACTACCTCACCGTCTTTGCCTACGGCTATGCCTTCCACACCAGCGCCTATCTCGTCACCTGGGTCTGGTACGGTGCGATCTGCCTGCTCGGCCACCAGATACTGAGCGGCAAGCCCTCCGCTCTGCGCGTGGCTGGCGGCGTTCTGGCTTCGGCCACGTCGTTCTTTGTTGTCAGCAATCTGGCGGTCTGGATGGGTAGCATTATGTATCCGCACACGGTTGCCGGTCTCAGCGCCTGCTACGTTGCGGCCATCCCTTTTTACGCCAACGACCTCATCTCCACCGCCATCACCGCAGGAGCCCTCTTTGGCCTTCCTGCTCTGGTTCGGAGCATCGCCGAGACCATGGACGAGTCCCACGGCAACCACATCGCCTAA
- a CDS encoding class D sortase, translating to MKACDRIEKLLWAVSLVSIGFVLFFAMRGLEYRALSAELMARPQPSESPHAAQALRQAQSQAIVNRNILGRIEIPSLHLAAAVMSDYDPTSLREGVGHIRGTALPGGLGTVGLAGHRDTFFRPLRKIGPNMQIRLIGKTGTYSYSVDSTEIVTPDRVNVLNIGSRPELTLITCYPFDYIGAAPNRFIVHAHLLSVSPEPLESSRH from the coding sequence GTGAAGGCCTGCGATCGCATCGAAAAGTTGTTGTGGGCCGTTTCTCTGGTGAGCATCGGCTTCGTGCTCTTTTTCGCTATGCGAGGCCTGGAGTACCGCGCGCTCTCCGCTGAGTTAATGGCTCGACCTCAGCCATCCGAATCGCCCCATGCGGCGCAGGCCTTGCGTCAGGCACAATCACAGGCAATTGTGAACCGGAACATTCTAGGCAGGATCGAGATTCCTTCGCTTCACCTTGCTGCCGCTGTCATGTCCGACTACGACCCCACCAGCCTTCGGGAAGGCGTCGGCCATATCCGCGGGACGGCGCTGCCGGGAGGGCTGGGGACGGTGGGCCTCGCCGGACATCGCGACACGTTTTTTCGTCCTCTGCGAAAGATCGGGCCCAACATGCAGATCCGCCTCATCGGCAAAACCGGCACCTACTCCTATAGCGTCGACTCTACGGAGATCGTCACGCCAGACAGGGTCAACGTGCTGAACATCGGATCGCGGCCTGAGCTTACCCTTATCACCTGCTATCCATTCGACTATATTGGAGCGGCACCAAATCGCTTCATCGTCCATGCGCACTTATTGTCTGTTTCACCCGAACCCTTAGAATCGTCAAGACACTAA